One genomic segment of Gossypium arboreum isolate Shixiya-1 chromosome 3, ASM2569848v2, whole genome shotgun sequence includes these proteins:
- the LOC108475513 gene encoding uncharacterized protein LOC108475513: MAMEIQVMTSIPSMEFNFDSACSSPYMTAPSSPQRFGNFLYSVPTTPTRVSSFYPQLKNDGRAVDGGCEGGDDDGSEDFEFNFIGQLEKTPLSADELFDGGKIRPLKPQQLDPFETAMEESRKRVTLLNTVHKKSRSLSSFGVSDDIIMLETEQSSSKSQKFNAKSSVFSIFSLPKGNKKWKLKDLLFFRSKSESRTTISEDPVLCRKNVSFRSTESVGSVSSSRRRGPVSAHELNHDVLYGKEPEDVKNASFRSTESIGSVSRPRRGPDSAHELNCAVLHGKEPKDVKNVSFRSSESIGLVSNSRRRRPVSAHELNFDVLYRKEPEDVQSASFRSTESIGSVLVHELNCAVLSRKESEDVKNASFRSTESISLVSNSRRTGPVSAHELHYTKNRAVSEEMRRKTFLPYKKGLLGCLGFNAGCGIHEISSGIGSLTRG, encoded by the coding sequence ATGGCGATGGAGATACAAGTTATGACCTCAATCCCATCAATGGAATTCAACTTCGATAGCGCATGTTCATCTCCATACATGACTGCTCCTTCAAGTCCTCAACGCTTCGGCAATTTCCTCTACAGCGTCCCAACCACTCCTACTCGTGTTTCTTCTTTCTATCCTCAACTTAAAAATGATGGAAGAGCCGTCGACGGCGGATGCGAAGGCGGCGACGATGATGGGAGTGAAGATTTCGAGTTCAATTTCATTGGGCAGTTAGAGAAAACTCCATTGTCGGCCGATGAACTTTTCGATGGAGGAAAGATTCGACCTTTGAAACCCCAACAGTTGGATCCATTTGAAACAGCCATGGAAGAGAGCCGCAAAAGAGTAACATTACTCAACACTGTTCATAAAAAGAGCAGATCTTTGTCTTCTTTTGGAGTATCCGATGATATTATTATGCTCGAAACAGAGCAAAGTTCATCGAAATCTCAAAAATTCAATGCTAAATCTTCTGTTTTTTCCATTTTTTCGTTACCAAAAGGTAACAAAAAATGGAAACTTAAAGACCTTTTGTTTTTTAGGAGCAAATCAGAAAGCAGAACAACAATAAGTGAAGATCCGGTTTTGTGTAGGAAAAATGTAAGCTTCCGGTCCACTGAGAGCGTCGGTTCGGTTTCGAGCTCGAGGAGGAGAGGACCGGTTTCGGCTCACGAGTTGAATCATGATGTTTTGTATGGGAAAGAACCGGAGGACGTGAAGAATGCAAGTTTTCGGTCTACTGAGAGCATCGGTTCGGTTTCTAGACCGAGGAGAGGACCGGATTCGGCTCACGAGCTGAATTGTGCTGTTTTGCATGGGAAAGAACCGAAGGATGTAAAAAATGTAAGCTTTCGGTCTAGTGAGAGTATCGGTTTGGTTTCTAACTCGAGGAGGAGAAGACCGGTTTCGGCTCACGAGTTGAATTTTGATGTTCTGTATAGGAAAGAACCAGAGGATGTGCAGAGTGCAAGTTTTCGGTCTACCGAGAGTATCGGTTCGGTTTTGGTTCACGAGTTGAATTGTGCCGTTTTGTCTAGGAAAGAATCGGAGGATGTGAAAAATGCAAGCTTCCGGTCTACTGAGAGTATCAGTTTAGTTTCTAATTCGAGGAGGACAGGACCGGTTTCGGCTCACGAGTTGCATTACACGAAGAACCGGGCGGTCTCGGAGGAGATGAGGAGGAAGACATTTTTACCTTACAAGAAGGGACTCCTTGGATGCTTGGGGTTCAATGCTGGTTGTGGAATACATGAGATTTCTAGTGGTATTGGGTCGTTGACACGTGGATGA
- the LOC108474761 gene encoding zinc finger protein ZOP1: MTEYWVSQGNKWCDFCKIFISNNPSSIRNHELGQRHKENVAKRLTTMRKESAAKEKEQKDAARALEQIEAKAKRSYQKDVASFEARDSSDQALDSQEDWDYDSSSGYYYNQNNGLYFDPKSGFYYSDAIGRWVIQEEAYSKVQASSNTKSRDPILKKPFPTSETGPVADSKSVAKSQNKTAPGPVISATLNPMRSVKGASSSLAVKRKRQDEKPKAVSKEEAAALKAREAAKKRVEEREKPLLGLYKGSR; this comes from the exons ATGACTGAG TATTGGGTGAGTCAGGGAAACAAATGGTGTGATTTCTGCAAAATTTTCATATCGAATAACCCATCGAGTATTCGAAACCATGAGCTCGGTCAACGGCACAAAGAGAATGTTGCTAAGAGACTTACTACTATGCGAAAAGAGAGTGCAGCCAAAGAGAAGGAACAGAAAGACGCTGCTCGTGCTCTTGAACAGATCGAAGCT AAAGCTAAGCGGAGCTATCAGAAGGACGTTGCTAGTTTTGAGGCGAGAGATTCTAGTGACCAAGCATTAGACAGTCAAGAAG ATTGGGACTATGACAGTAGCTCGGGTTATTACTACAATCAAAACAATGGGTTATACTTTGATCCAAAGTCAGGATTTTACTATTCTGATGCTATAG GCAGGTGGGTGATACAGGAAGAGGCATACTCCAAGGTTCAAGCTTCATCAAATACTAAATCAAGAGATCCTATTTTGAAAAAGCCATTTCCAACTTCAGAGACGGGACCAGTTGCAGATAGCAAAAGTGTCGCTAAAAGTCAAAACAAGACCGCACCAGGGCCTGTCATTTCCGCTACTTTAAATCCCATGAGATCTGTTAAAGGTGCTTCATCCTCACTTGCTGTTAAGAGAAAAAGACAAGATGAAAAACCCAAGGCTGTATCTAAAGAAGAGGCGGCTGCACTCAAAGCAAGGGAAGCTGCAAAGAAGAGAGTTGAAGAGAGAGAGAAACCATTGCTCGGTTTGTACAAGGGATCTCGTTGA
- the LOC108476213 gene encoding protein ALP1-like, giving the protein MDETFLLMLSNLLHLHNSLDPTTSLLSPSSSSSPPTSSPSPSSPSSLLSSSSPAPLLFFTLASLLSFLATSSKKGSLDSSPSSKKREPNSSPSPPPSSSSHFSVAAFRALSTDHIWSMDAPIRDAEWRSLYGLSYPVFTTVVEKLKPFITASNLSLPSDYAVAMVLSRLCHGYSAKTIASHSSLDPYIVSKITNMVTRLLATKLYPEFIKIPVSRRRLVETTQGFEELTSLPNICGAIDGSPIKVRGLKLDRNSMSSYKCKYGYDSVLLQVVADHRKIFWDVCVKAPGGADDATHFRDSLLYNRLTSGDIVWDKVINVRGHHVRPYIVGDWCYPLLSFLMTPFSPDGAGTPAQNLFDGMLMKGRSVVVEAIGLLKTRWKILQDLNVGLNHAPQTIVACCVLHNLCQIAREPEPAVQKDPDETGAPARVLESEKQFYYFGESLRQALADDLHQRLSSR; this is encoded by the coding sequence ATGGATGAAACATTCTTGCTCATGTTATCAAATCTCCTCCACCTTCACAACTCTCTTGATCCCACCACTTCCCTTCTTtccccttcttcttcttcttctcctcctacTTCATCTCCTTCCCCTTCTTCTCCATCTTCTCTTCTTTCATCTTCTTCGCCTGCTCCTCTCCTCTTCTTCACTCTCGCTTCTCTCCTTTCTTTCCTCGCTACTTCTTCTAAGAAAGGGTCATTGGATTCTTCTCCTTCGTCGAAGAAAAGGGAACCCAATTCATCGCCTTCTCCTCCTCCGTCGTCTTCTTCTCACTTCTCCGTCGCCGCATTCCGTGCTCTCTCGACCGACCATATTTGGTCCATGGATGCCCCGATACGTGACGCTGAGTGGCGGTCCTTGTATGGGTTATCCTACCCTGTTTTCACCACCGTGGTTGAGAAACTCAAGCCTTTTATAACCGCTTCGAATCTTTCACTTCCTTCTGATTATGCTGTAGCTATGGTCCTTTCTCGTCTCTGCCATGGTTACTCTGCTAAAACCATCGCTTCCCATTCTTCTTTGGACCCTTACATCGTTTCCAAAATCACTAACATGGTGACTCGGCTTTTGGCTACTAAGCTGTACCCAGAGTTTATCAAGATCCCTGTTTCTCGTCGTAGATTGGTCGAGACTACCCAAGGGTTCGAGGAGCTTACTTCATTGCCCAACATTTGTGGAGCTATTGATGGGAGTCCGATTAAGGTCCGTGGGTTGAAACTTGATAGGAATTCGATGAGTTCTTATAAATGCAAATATGGGTATGATTCAGTTTTGCTTCAGGTTGTTGCTGATCATAGAAAAATTTTCTGGGATGTTTGTGTTAAAGCTCCTGGTGGGGCAGATGATGCTACTCATTTTAGAGATAGTTTGTTGTATAATAGGCTTACTTCAGGTGATATTGTTTGGGATAAAGTGATTAATGTTAGGGGTCATCATGTTAGGCCTTATATTGTTGGAGATTGGTGTTATCCTTTATTGTCGTTTTTGATGACACCCTTTTCTCCTGATGGGGCCGGGACTCCAGCACAGAATTTGTTCGATGGGATGTTGATGAAAGGGAGGTCTGTGGTGGTTGAAGCAATTGGGTTACTTAAAACTAGGTGGAAAATTCTTCAAGATTTGAATGTGGGGCTTAATCATGCACCGCAAACAATTGTTGCTTGTTGCGTGTTGCATAATTTGTGTCAGATTGCAAGAGAGCCTGAGCCTGCGGTTCAAAAGGATCCCGATGAAACTGGGGCTCCGGCGAGGGTGCTTGAGAGTGAGAAGCAGTTCTATTATTTCGGGGAAAGTTTGAGACAGGCATTGGCAGACGATTTGCACCAAAGGCTTTCTTCCCGATAA
- the LOC108476212 gene encoding pentatricopeptide repeat-containing protein At5g39710 — MPFPNLHIHRSLSSLSSPFSDAFLADKALTFLKRHPYQLNSLSSNFTPEAASFLLLKSQNDQTLILNFLKWAHPHPFFTPRCKCLALHILTKFKLYKSAQSLAEDLAVHTPDPKGNFVFQCLKETYHLCASSSAVIDLVVKSYAHLKFIDKAINIVNLAKINGFMPGVLSYNAILDAVIRCKKPVRFAEEVFEEMVRNGVSPNVFTYNILIRGFCSAGNLDMGLGFFSEMERDGCLPNVVTYNTLIDAHCKLKKIDDAFKLFRAMALKGLKPNLITYNVIINGLCREGRIKETSEVLHEMSQKGFVADEVTYNTLVNGYCKDGNFHQALVLHAEMVRNGLTPNVVTYTSLINSMCKAGNMNRAMEFFEQMHVRGLRPNERTYTTLVNGFCQQGLLNEAFRVLNEMVKNGFSPSLVTYNALINGHCMLGKVEEGLKMIEDMIEKGIAPDIVSYSTIISGFCRYRDLEKAFQMKQEMVEKGLKLDAVTYSSLIQGLCEQSRLAEACDLFQEMLNAGVTPDEFTYTTLIYAYCKDGDIKTAFHLHDEMVQKGFLPDVVTYSVLINGLNKQARTREAKRLLLKLFYDESVPSDVMYDTLIENCGNIEFKSAVALIKGFCMKGLMNEADRVFESMLQRNHNPDEAAYNVIIHGHCRGGNIQKAHDLYKEMVKIGFVPHTVTVIALVKALFMVGKTDELSQVITNILRSCKLTDAELAKILVEINHKEGNMDAAFNVLTEMAKDGLLPKSG, encoded by the coding sequence ATGCCCTTCCCAAACCTCCATATTCACCGTTCTCTCTCTTCTCTTTCGTCTCCCTTCTCCGACGCCTTCCTCGCCGACAAAGCTTTAACTTTCCTCAAACGCCACCCTTACCAGCTAAATTCCCTCTCTTCCAATTTTACCCCCGAAGCAGCTTCTTTTTTACTACTCAAGTCCCAAAACGACCAAACCCTAATCCTAAATTTCCTAAAATGGGCGCACCCTCACCCGTTCTTCACCCCTCGCTGCAAATGCCTCGCCCTCCACATCCTCACCAAATTCAAGCTCTACAAATCAGCACAGTCCTTAGCAGAGGACCTCGCCGTCCATACGCCCGATCCGAAGGGCAATTTCGTCTTTCAGTGCCTTAAAGAAACTTACCATTTGTGTGCTTCGAGCTCCGCGGTAATCGACTTGGTGGTAAAATCTTATGCCCATTTGAAGTTCATCGATAAGGCTATTAACATTGTTAATTTAGCTAAAATTAATGGTTTCATGCCTGGGGTTTTATCTTACAATGCTATTTTGGACGCCGTGATTAGATGTAAAAAGCCCGTTAGGTTTGCTGAGGAAGTTTTTGAAGAAATGGTTAGAAATGGGGTTTCACCAAATGTATTTACTTATAACATTTTGATTAGGGGTTTTTGCTCGGCAGGGAATTTGGAtatgggtttagggtttttcaGTGAAATGGAGAGGGATGGCTGTTTGCCTAATGTGGTTACTTATAACACGTTAATCGATGCACACTGTAAGTTGAAGAAGATCGATGATGCATTTAAGTTGTTTAGGGCAATGGCATTAAAGGGGTTGAAGCCGAATTTGATTACTTATAACGTAATCATCAACGGGTTGTGTAGAGAAGGTAGGATAAAGGAGACGAGTGAGGTGCTTCACGAGATGAGTCAGAAAGGTTTCGTTGCGGATGAGGTTACTTATAATACACTCGTGAATGGATATTGTAAAGATGGTAATTTTCATCAAGCACTTGTTTTGCATGCCGAGATGGTGAGGAATGGCTTAACTCCGAACGTCGTTACTTATACTTCGTTGATTAATAGTATGTGCAAAGCTGGGAATATGAACAGAGCAATGGAGTTCTTTGAACAGATGCATGTTAGAGGACTTCGTCCTAATGAGAGAACATACACTACTTTAGTAAATGGGTTCTGCCAGCAAGGACTTTTAAACGAAGCGTTTCGAGTACTAAATGAAATGGTTAAAAACGGATTTTCACCTTCGTTAGTCACTTATAATGCTCTTATTAATGGGCATTGTATGCTTGGAAAGGTGGAAGAGGGTTTAAAAATGATAGAAGATATGATAGAGAAAGGTATAGCTCCGGACATAGTAAGTTATAGTACAATTATTTCTGGTTTTTGTAGATACCGGGATTTGGAGAAGGCGTTCCAAATGAAGCAGGAGATGGTCGAGAAAGGACTTAAACTGGATGCGGTTACATATTCATCACTGATTCAGGGTCTGTGTGAGCAAAGTAGACTTGCTGAAGCTTGTGATCTTTTCCAGGAGATGCTGAATGCAGGTGTGACTCCCGATGAGTTTACGTATACTACgttaatttatgcttattgcaaaGACGGGGATATAAAGACGGCTTTTCATTTGCATGATGAAATGGTTCAGAAGGGCTTCCTTCCTGATGTTGTTACTTATAGTGTGCTTATTAATGGTCTCAATAAACAAGCTAGGACAAGGGAAGCAAAAAGGCTTTTGCTCAAATTGTTTTATGATGAATCTGTCCCGAGTGATGTCATGTATGATACGCTGATAGAGAATTGCGGCAACATCGAATTTAAAAGTGCTGTAGCTCTTATAAAAGGATTTTGTATGAAGGGTTTGATGAATGAAGCTGATCGAGTTTTTGAGTCAATGCTTCAGAGAAACCATAACCCTGACGAAGCTGCATATAATGTTATCATACATGGTCATTGTAGAGGTGGGAATATTCAGAAGGCGCATGATCTATACAAGGAAATGGTGAAAATAGGTTTTGTTCCTCATACTGTTACTGTTATTGCTCTGGTTAAAGCGCTATTCATGGTTGGCAAGACCGATGAGTTAAGTCAAGTCATAACAAACATACTTAGAAGCTGTAAACTTACTGATGCTGAGCTTGCTAAAATACTTGTTGAAATAAACCATAAAGAAGGGAACATGGATGCTGCTTTCAATGTACTTACTGAAATGGCCAAGGATGGCCTCCTTCCAAAAAGTGGCTGA
- the LOC108476328 gene encoding CDPK-related protein kinase-like isoform X1 — translation MGGCTSKPSKPKGNHHNDYPTVPQPPKSPPPPSLLPPTTPFLPTYTPSPAHPTKPKTPSTPLRFLKKSFPPPSPAKHIRAVLRRRKPNKKAEKEAAAGIAETDEDEDGVELDKRFGFSKELRTKLEIGEEVGRGHFGYTCSAKFKKGEFKGQQVAVKVIPKSKMTTAIAVEDVRREVKILRALTGHSNLVKFYDAFEDHDNVYIVMELCEGGELLDRILARGGKYSEDDAKAVMVQILNVVAFCHLQGVVHRDLKPENFLYISKEENSLLKAIDFGLSDFVRPDERLNDIVGSAYYVAPEVLHRSYGTEGDVWSIGVISYILLCGSRPFWARTESGIFRAVLKADPNFNEPPWPSLSPEAKDFVKRLLIKDPRKRMTAAQALCHPWIQSCNDAKVPLDILIFRLIKAYMRSSPLRKAALKALSKTLTPDELFYLREQFALLDPKNGSITLENIKTALMKNATDAMKESHMLDFLLSLNALQYRRMDFEEFCAAALSVHQLEAFDHWEQHARCAYDLFEKDGNRAIVIEELASELGLGPSIPVHAVLNDWIRHTDGKLSFLGFVKLLRGPSSRAVAKAQ, via the exons ATGGGAGGCTGTACTTCCAAGCCTTCAAAACCCAAAGGCAATCACCACAATGACTATCCTACCGTTCCTCAACCACCCAAATCTCCACCACCGCCGTCGCTCCTTCCTCCGACTACCCCTTTTCTTCCCACTTACACTCCCAGTCCAGCTCACCCAACCAAACCCAAAACTCCTTCGACTCCTTTAAGGTTTCTTAAGAAATCCTTTCCTCCTCCTTCTCCGGCGAAACACATCCGGGCGGTTTTGAGACGGAGGAAGCCTAACAAGAAGGCGGAGAAAGAGGCGGCGGCGGGGATTGCGGAGACGGACGAGGATGAAGATGGGGTTGAACTAGATAAAAGATTTGGGTTTTCGAaagaattaaggactaaattggaaattggtGAAGAAGTTGGGAGAGggcattttgggtatacttgtTCTGCTAAGTTCAAGAAAGGTGAATTCAAAGGACAACAGGTTGCTGTTAAAGTGATTCCCAAATCCAAG ATGACGACAGCTATTGCGGTCGAGGATGTTAGAAGGGAGGTGAAGATATTGCGAGCCTTGACAGGACATAGCAATCTAGTTAAATTCTATGATGCTTTCGAAGATCATGATAATGTCTATATAGTAATGGA GTTGTGTGAAGGGGGTGAGCTTTTGGATAGAATACTCGCAAG GGGTGGAAAATACTCAGAAGACGATGCAAAGGCGGTAATGGTACAGATACTAAATGTTGTTGCTTTTTGTCATCTTCAAGGTGTGGTGCATCGAGATCTTAAACCCGAG AACTTTTTGTACATTTCGAAGGAGGAGAACTCTTTGCTGAAAGCCATAGACTTCGGTTTATCGGATTTTGTAAGACCAG ATGAAAGGCTTAATGACATTGTGGGAAGTGCATACTATGTGGCACCTGAAGTTCTACATAGATCCTATGGTACGGAAGGTGATGTTTGGAGTATAGGAGTGATCTCTTATATTCTTTTATGTGGGAGTCGACCATTTTGGGCAAGGACCGAGTCTGGAATTTTCCGAGCAGTCCTAAAAGCCGATCCAAATTTTAATGAACCACCTTGGCCTTCCTTGTCTCCCGAAGCTAAGGACTTTGTGAAGCGACTCTTGATCAAGGATCCTAGGAAACGAATGACAGCAGCTCAGGCATTGT GTCATCCTTGGATCCAGAGTTGTAATGATGCCAAGGTTCCACTCGATATTCTAATATTTAGGCTTATAAAGGCGTATATGCGATCATCACCTCTACGGAAAGCTGCTTTAAAG GCATTGTCGAAGACGTTGACTCCGGATGAACTCTTTTACCTTCGAGAGCAATTTGCGTTATTAGATCCGAAAAATGGTAGCATAACCTTGGAGAATATTAAGACG GCCCTAATGAAAAATGCAACCGATGCAATGAAGGAATCTCACATGCTGGATTTTCTCTTATCG CTAAATGCACTTCAATACAGAAGAATGGATTTCGAAGAATTTTGTGCAGCCGCATTAAGCGTCCATCAGCTCGAAGCGTTTGATCACTGGGAACAACACGCTCGTTGTGCATATGATCTTTTCGAGAAAGATGGAAACCGGGCTATCGTCATCGAGGAACTTGCATCT GAACTTGGTCTCGGACCCTCTATCCCGGTTCATGCCGTTCTTAACGACTGGATAAGGCATACCGATGGGAAATTAAGTTTCCTTGGGTTTGTGAAATTGTTGCGCGGTCCATCCAGTCGTGCCGTTGCAAAGGCACAATAA
- the LOC108476328 gene encoding CDPK-related protein kinase-like isoform X2, with translation MSEFTVFRSSRWRKMMTTAIAVEDVRREVKILRALTGHSNLVKFYDAFEDHDNVYIVMELCEGGELLDRILARGGKYSEDDAKAVMVQILNVVAFCHLQGVVHRDLKPENFLYISKEENSLLKAIDFGLSDFVRPDERLNDIVGSAYYVAPEVLHRSYGTEGDVWSIGVISYILLCGSRPFWARTESGIFRAVLKADPNFNEPPWPSLSPEAKDFVKRLLIKDPRKRMTAAQALCHPWIQSCNDAKVPLDILIFRLIKAYMRSSPLRKAALKALSKTLTPDELFYLREQFALLDPKNGSITLENIKTALMKNATDAMKESHMLDFLLSLNALQYRRMDFEEFCAAALSVHQLEAFDHWEQHARCAYDLFEKDGNRAIVIEELASELGLGPSIPVHAVLNDWIRHTDGKLSFLGFVKLLRGPSSRAVAKAQ, from the exons ATGAGTGAATTTACTGTTTTTAGATCTTCTAGATGGAGAAAAATG ATGACGACAGCTATTGCGGTCGAGGATGTTAGAAGGGAGGTGAAGATATTGCGAGCCTTGACAGGACATAGCAATCTAGTTAAATTCTATGATGCTTTCGAAGATCATGATAATGTCTATATAGTAATGGA GTTGTGTGAAGGGGGTGAGCTTTTGGATAGAATACTCGCAAG GGGTGGAAAATACTCAGAAGACGATGCAAAGGCGGTAATGGTACAGATACTAAATGTTGTTGCTTTTTGTCATCTTCAAGGTGTGGTGCATCGAGATCTTAAACCCGAG AACTTTTTGTACATTTCGAAGGAGGAGAACTCTTTGCTGAAAGCCATAGACTTCGGTTTATCGGATTTTGTAAGACCAG ATGAAAGGCTTAATGACATTGTGGGAAGTGCATACTATGTGGCACCTGAAGTTCTACATAGATCCTATGGTACGGAAGGTGATGTTTGGAGTATAGGAGTGATCTCTTATATTCTTTTATGTGGGAGTCGACCATTTTGGGCAAGGACCGAGTCTGGAATTTTCCGAGCAGTCCTAAAAGCCGATCCAAATTTTAATGAACCACCTTGGCCTTCCTTGTCTCCCGAAGCTAAGGACTTTGTGAAGCGACTCTTGATCAAGGATCCTAGGAAACGAATGACAGCAGCTCAGGCATTGT GTCATCCTTGGATCCAGAGTTGTAATGATGCCAAGGTTCCACTCGATATTCTAATATTTAGGCTTATAAAGGCGTATATGCGATCATCACCTCTACGGAAAGCTGCTTTAAAG GCATTGTCGAAGACGTTGACTCCGGATGAACTCTTTTACCTTCGAGAGCAATTTGCGTTATTAGATCCGAAAAATGGTAGCATAACCTTGGAGAATATTAAGACG GCCCTAATGAAAAATGCAACCGATGCAATGAAGGAATCTCACATGCTGGATTTTCTCTTATCG CTAAATGCACTTCAATACAGAAGAATGGATTTCGAAGAATTTTGTGCAGCCGCATTAAGCGTCCATCAGCTCGAAGCGTTTGATCACTGGGAACAACACGCTCGTTGTGCATATGATCTTTTCGAGAAAGATGGAAACCGGGCTATCGTCATCGAGGAACTTGCATCT GAACTTGGTCTCGGACCCTCTATCCCGGTTCATGCCGTTCTTAACGACTGGATAAGGCATACCGATGGGAAATTAAGTTTCCTTGGGTTTGTGAAATTGTTGCGCGGTCCATCCAGTCGTGCCGTTGCAAAGGCACAATAA
- the LOC108476328 gene encoding CDPK-related protein kinase-like isoform X3, whose amino-acid sequence MMTTAIAVEDVRREVKILRALTGHSNLVKFYDAFEDHDNVYIVMELCEGGELLDRILARGGKYSEDDAKAVMVQILNVVAFCHLQGVVHRDLKPENFLYISKEENSLLKAIDFGLSDFVRPDERLNDIVGSAYYVAPEVLHRSYGTEGDVWSIGVISYILLCGSRPFWARTESGIFRAVLKADPNFNEPPWPSLSPEAKDFVKRLLIKDPRKRMTAAQALCHPWIQSCNDAKVPLDILIFRLIKAYMRSSPLRKAALKALSKTLTPDELFYLREQFALLDPKNGSITLENIKTALMKNATDAMKESHMLDFLLSLNALQYRRMDFEEFCAAALSVHQLEAFDHWEQHARCAYDLFEKDGNRAIVIEELASELGLGPSIPVHAVLNDWIRHTDGKLSFLGFVKLLRGPSSRAVAKAQ is encoded by the exons atg ATGACGACAGCTATTGCGGTCGAGGATGTTAGAAGGGAGGTGAAGATATTGCGAGCCTTGACAGGACATAGCAATCTAGTTAAATTCTATGATGCTTTCGAAGATCATGATAATGTCTATATAGTAATGGA GTTGTGTGAAGGGGGTGAGCTTTTGGATAGAATACTCGCAAG GGGTGGAAAATACTCAGAAGACGATGCAAAGGCGGTAATGGTACAGATACTAAATGTTGTTGCTTTTTGTCATCTTCAAGGTGTGGTGCATCGAGATCTTAAACCCGAG AACTTTTTGTACATTTCGAAGGAGGAGAACTCTTTGCTGAAAGCCATAGACTTCGGTTTATCGGATTTTGTAAGACCAG ATGAAAGGCTTAATGACATTGTGGGAAGTGCATACTATGTGGCACCTGAAGTTCTACATAGATCCTATGGTACGGAAGGTGATGTTTGGAGTATAGGAGTGATCTCTTATATTCTTTTATGTGGGAGTCGACCATTTTGGGCAAGGACCGAGTCTGGAATTTTCCGAGCAGTCCTAAAAGCCGATCCAAATTTTAATGAACCACCTTGGCCTTCCTTGTCTCCCGAAGCTAAGGACTTTGTGAAGCGACTCTTGATCAAGGATCCTAGGAAACGAATGACAGCAGCTCAGGCATTGT GTCATCCTTGGATCCAGAGTTGTAATGATGCCAAGGTTCCACTCGATATTCTAATATTTAGGCTTATAAAGGCGTATATGCGATCATCACCTCTACGGAAAGCTGCTTTAAAG GCATTGTCGAAGACGTTGACTCCGGATGAACTCTTTTACCTTCGAGAGCAATTTGCGTTATTAGATCCGAAAAATGGTAGCATAACCTTGGAGAATATTAAGACG GCCCTAATGAAAAATGCAACCGATGCAATGAAGGAATCTCACATGCTGGATTTTCTCTTATCG CTAAATGCACTTCAATACAGAAGAATGGATTTCGAAGAATTTTGTGCAGCCGCATTAAGCGTCCATCAGCTCGAAGCGTTTGATCACTGGGAACAACACGCTCGTTGTGCATATGATCTTTTCGAGAAAGATGGAAACCGGGCTATCGTCATCGAGGAACTTGCATCT GAACTTGGTCTCGGACCCTCTATCCCGGTTCATGCCGTTCTTAACGACTGGATAAGGCATACCGATGGGAAATTAAGTTTCCTTGGGTTTGTGAAATTGTTGCGCGGTCCATCCAGTCGTGCCGTTGCAAAGGCACAATAA
- the LOC108474870 gene encoding uncharacterized protein LOC108474870, with product MSVYGGDSWGREAQYRKRRIDEVVLEGIEIDDGHGSSYKKLASGKYACLVCPQNPIFDTPLMLSMHCKGSRHLAAKSKAKEKELMRRNEINKRLALEGSSTTSSINSSTTKQNAHLPSKSKPLIQMAQKAASEILGNKRLEVDSRNENHNTVVPRQNDVKNATLGFSRDHNCSNETSHKLIQNHLDFRECRERELKFTSAGWKRDCHGKWYKDENVEFDSDEEDPNSSF from the exons ATGAGTGTGTATGGAGGGGATAGTTGGGGAAGAGAAGCACAATACCGAAAGAGAAGAATCGATGAAGTTGTTCTAGAAGGGATCGAAATTGATGATGGGCATGGCTCTTCTTACAAGAAGCTCGCTTCTGGCAAATACGCTTGTCTTGTCTGCCCTCAAAATCCCATCTTTGATACTCCTCTCATGCTTTCG ATGCATTGCAAAGGATCACGTCATTTGGCTGCAAAGTCGAAGGCGAAAGAAAAGGAACTTATGAGACGAAACGAAATAAACAAGAGACTAGCTTTGGAAGGCTCTTCAACTACTTCCTCTATTAACTCGAGTACCACCAAGCAAAATGCTCATTTACCTAGCAAAAGCAAACCATTGATCCAAATGGCACAAAAGGCTGCTTCTGAGATACTCGGTAATAAAAGACTCGAGGTTGACTCGAGAAACGAAAACCACAACACGGTGGTACCAAGACAGAATGATGTTAAAAATGCAACACTGGGTTTCTCTCGGGATCACAATTGTTCGAATGAAACATCCCACAAGCTAATACAGAACCATCTGGATTTCCGGGAATGTAGAGAGAGAGAACTTAAGTTTACATCTGCAGGTTGGAAACGTGATTGTCATGGTAAATGGTACAAAGATGAAAAT GTTGAATTTGACTCGGATGAAGAAGATCCAAACTCATCATTTTGA